Below is a window of Brachyspira hampsonii DNA.
TTTTGAACTTGACCTATTATACATTAAAATAAATAAATATCAATTAATATAACAGTTTTATGCAGAAATAAATTTTTAAGCAAACTTGTTTATTTAATGTATGATATGTATAATATATTAATAGATAATATATGAATATTTTTAATATAAAACTTGAAATATTTTTATTAATATAATATAATAAGATGCAATTCTATATTTGGTGTATTATGAGCAATATTGTTGTTATTACAGCCCCTTCGGCAGCCGGCAAAACTACTTTAATAAAGAAGTATATGGCTAATCATTCTAATGCAGTTTTCAGTGTTTCGCATACCACTAGAACTAAAAGAGAAAATGAAGTTGACGGTAAAGACTATTATTTCATAGATAAAGAGAAATTTGAAGAAATGATATCAGAAGGCGATTTCATAGAATGGGCATTAGTTCATGATAATTATTACGGAACTTCATTCAAAGAATTAGAAAAAGCTGATGATGAAAATAATATTTTGATACTAGATATAGATATTCAGGGTGCTTTATATATAAAAGAAAAGGGAATAGATGCTAATTATATATTCATAACACCTCCTTCTATGGAAATTCTAAAAAAAAGGCTGGAAGATAGAGGAACTGAAACTGAAGAAAGTATAAAACTCAGAATTTGGAATGCCAAAAGAGAATTAGAATATAAAGATCAATTTGATATTATCATAGAAAATGATGATATTGAAGAAGCTTATAAAAAATTAGAAGAAGCAATCAATTCAAAATTATAAATTTAAATATATATACATGGAGTTTAATATATGGGTATAATACCGTTAGAGAAACTTATAGAATATAAAGGAAACCGCTATGAACTTAGCAAAGCTATGATTGAATTAGCTAAAAACGGCGGTACGCTTCTTAAAGGTGAAACTAAATACAGAGGCGGAAAATATATACCTACTGTTATGAAAAACATACTTGACGGAAAAATTAAGTATGAATATGAAGAAGGTGTGGATATGACTGTAGATGAAGAAGCACCTTTTAAACATTCTGAAGTAGCTTATGATGAGGGCGAATATGCTTCAGAAGATGATTCCTCAGAAGAAGAAAATGATTCTGAATATGCAGCTGCTGATTCAGATGATGCTGATGATGATTATGATGATGACTATGAAGAGGATGAAGAAAAATCCAAAAAGAAGAAAAAATCTTCAAAGAAAAAAGATGAATAAATAAATAGTGAAAAAGATAGTATTTATATCAGGGGCAACAGCTTCAGGTAAAAGCAGTTTTGCTCATAAATTAATAGATAACTATTTCAATAATGCCGCCATAATATCTATAGACTCTATACAGGTTTATAGATATATGGATATAGGCTCTGCCAAACCTTCCGCACAAGAAATAAAAAAATATAATTATAAAATGGTTGATATATTAGAACCTTCTGTTAATTTCAATATAAAAGAATACCTAGATATATTTAAAAATGTAATAAACAGCATAGATAATGTTCCTATATTCGGCGTAGGAGGTACAGGTTTTTATATAGATGCTATAAAGTATGGTATTTTTGATGAAGAAAATGATAATCAGGAATCCTCACAAAAAATTAGAAAAGAGCTTTATGAAAGAATAGATAAATACGGGCTTGAAAGTTTATATTTGGAGCTTTTAAATATTGATAAGGAAGCAGCAGAAAATATAGACAGATTTAATGCAAGACGAGTTGTGAGGGCTTTGGAAGTTTATTACAATACGGGAAGAAAATTCTCGGAATTAAAAAAATTAAGAAAACCTGTAATTGATTTGGATTATTTAAGCTATGTTATTGATATTGATAGAGAAACTCTTTATGATAATATTAATAAGCGTGTTGATATAATGTTTGAAAAGGGTTTGCTTGATGAGGTAAAAAAAATTATAGATATGGGAATAAATAATACTTATACATCAATGCAAGCTATTGGATATAAAGAGATTTATGATTATTTAATTAATCAATCTATGAGTTTAGAGGATACTGTTGAGCTTATAAAAAAAAGAACTAGAAATTTTGCTAAAAGACAGCTTACTTGGTTTAGAAGAGAAGAGCATAGAAGAATAAATGAAAATGATTTGCATAAAACTGCAGATGAAATAAAAAAATTTTACAATATAAAAAATTATAATATAATAAAAAATAATTTTGACAAAGAATAAAAAATATTTATAATTATATTATTATTAAAATTTAGGTGTTAATTATGAATAATGAAGCAAGTGAAATAAATGAAGTAATGAAAGCTATAGAATCAAAATCAATAGAAGAAAAATCTATTGAAGTTGTAAAACTTTTAATAAATAGAAAATTAAAGATAACATCGGCCGAATCATGTACAGGCGGATTATTTGCTTCAAGCATAACATCAGTTTCAGGTTCTTCTGAATGTTTTGAAGGTTCTTTCGTAACTTATTCTAATGAAATTAAGCATAGGATTATAAATGTTAAGAAGCAGACATTAGAAAAATACGGAGCTGTAAGTGAAGAATGCGTACTTGAAATGGCAGAAAATACTAGAAAAATAATGAAAAGTGATATATCAATAGCAATAAGCGGAATAGCAGGACCATCTGGTGGAAGTGATGAGAAACCTGTTGGTTTGGTATGGATATGTTTAGCAGCAGAAGGCTATATTAAGGCTTATAAAAATATATTTTCAGGCAGCAGACAATCAGTAAGAGAGCAGAGTGTATTATTTTCTTTGAGTTTGGTTGAAAATTTCATAAAAAAATGTTAGTCTGTAATAACATTAATATTAAATGATTAAATTTAACAAAAAAATCTAAAAAGTCCAATATAAATTTAAAAAATATTATGTTTACTTGTTGACAAAAATAATTATGTAAACTAATATTCATAAAAAAAGAAAAATAGTTATGTAAACTCATAATTTTTTCATAAAGTAAACATAACTATATCCGATAAATTCTAAAGATAACTTTTATTAGGTGGTTTCTAATGCAGGACTTTATAAATAAATTAACAAGTCAAATAAAGAATATTTTTGCTAAAACAACAACATTGCAAAAAGCCGTTTTAATAGGTATTTTAGTAATAGGTCTAGGAGCAATAATAGCAACAATAATGCTTACATCAAGAAGAACAGGAACATTATTGTTTCAGCAGGCATTGACTCAGGAAGATGCTAGAAATGTTATAGCAGTTTTGGATGCAAATAACATAAGATATCAATACAGAAACGGATTCATTACACTTAATAGCGAAGCTGATAAGGCTAAAGCAGAATTAGAATTGGTAAAAGAGGGAAGAATGCCTACAGGAGTTGACGGTTGGGAATTATTTGATGCCCCTCGTATTGGTATAACAGATGTTGAACTTGATATCAATAAAAGAAGATCTTTAACTAAAGCTATAACTCAGCTTTTAACTAAATTAGATTTTGTACAGGAAGCTACAGTTGATTTGGCATTTCCTAAGAAAGAATATTTAACAGATATAGATTCACCTGTTACAGCATCAGTAGTTATTAGAGCACAGCCTTTTAAAGAGGATATTTTAAGAGACCCTAAAACAGTAAGAGGCTTGCAGCAATTAATAGCAATGGGTGTAGATAAATTAAAACCAGAGTTTGTAACAATTACAGACAGTACAGGTTATGTATTAACAGACTTTACAGATGAAGCTGCAAACTTAAAATTAAAAGTAGCTCAGGAAGAGTTAAAAATAGTTGACAGAGAAAGAAAAAAGATAGAAAATAAAATAAGACAAACATTAGGAAGAATATATACTAACAGAGTAGAAACAACAATAGCATTAGAACTTATATGGGACGATGTTAGTATAACAAATAATTTAGTTCTTCCAATAATATTAAAAGAAGATGATCCTACAACACCTTATGATGACAGTCAGTTTACTAATAAGGTTCAAGTATCAAGCCGTACAGTAACAGAGGATTGGAAAGGACAGCAATTTATACCTCAAGGTGCTGCAGGTGCTGAAGAAAATGTACCTCCAGGATATAAAGATAAAAGCGACAGATGGCAGACATATACAAAAACAGATGCACAGGACAATTATGAATTAAGCAAAAGATACGAAGCTATTAAGAAAGGAAGTTATCAAATAGGTAAAATATCTGCTGCAGTTGCTTTGGACGGAAGATGGACTAAGGCTTATGATCAGAATGGAGATCCTATCATAACTAATGGAAATAGTTATGTAAGAGAGTATCACCCAGTAACAACAGAGGAGATAAGAAATGTTACTTCATTAGTACAGGCTGCTATTGGTTATGATTTGAAAAGAGGAGACCAAGTAAGCGTAACACATATTCAGTTTGACCATTGGGACAGATTTAATGCTGAAGATGCTAAACTTATGAGAGATAGATTTATAAGAAAGACATTAATCATAACAATGATTTCTTTGCTTATACTGTTTGTATTAGCATTAGCAATAAGAGCTATACAGAAAGAACTTGCTAGAAGACGCAGACTTAGAGAAGAAGAGCTTGAACGCAAACAGATGGAAATGCGTAGACAGGCTATGATGAATGCTAATGAAGAGCCTATAAGTGAAATGAGTTTAGAAGATGCAGCTCGTAAGAAACTTATGGATGAAGTTATAAGAGTAAGTCATGAAAGACCTGATGATGTTGCTCAGCTTCTTCGTACTTGGATGGCTGATGATAAAAGCTAATTAATGTAAATAATAAAATTGAGTATAATAAAAATTAGGAGTATAAATTATGCCTGCAGAGAAAGAAAAAGATAAAAAACAACGAGTGCTAAGCGGCCGTCAAAAAGTTGCTATATTTTTAGTATCTCTCGGAATGGAAACTTCAAGTGAAATATTTAAACATTTGAGAGAGGAAGAAATAGAGCAGATAACATTTGATATCGCGAGACTTGAAAATATAGAATCCGCTGATAAGGATGCAGTATTTAGAGAATTCCAAGAGATGATGATAGCTCAGGACTTCATAACTCAAGGCGGTATAGATTATGCAAGAGACTTGCTTGAAAGATCTGTGGGCAGTCAGAAAGCCAGCGATATAATCAATAGATTAACTTCTTCATTACAGGTTAGACCTTTTGATTTTATACGCCGTACAGACCCAGCTCACTTGCTTAACTTTATACAAGGTGAGCACCCTCAAACTATAGCACTTATTTTGGCATATTTGGAAGCCCAAAAAGCTGCTAGTATATTGGGAGCTTTGCCTACAGAGATACAGCCTGATGTAGCTAAGCGTATTGCCATAATGGACAGAACTTCTCCTGAGGTTTTAAGAGAGGTTGAAAGGGTACTTGAAAGAAAACTTTCTACTCTTGCAAGCGAAGACTTTACTTCTGCCGGCGGTATAGACTCTATAGTAGAAATTATTAACAGCGTTGATAGATCTACTGAGAAAAGTATTATTGAGAGCTTGGAAGAAGATGATCCGGAACTTGCAGAAGAGATCAAGAAACGTATGTTTGTATTTGAAGATATCGTTTTACTTGATGACAGAGCTATACAGAAAGTACTTCGTGAAGTTGATTCAAGCGATTTGGCTAAAGCACTTAAAAGTGTTGATACAGATGCTCAGGATAAAGTTTACAGAAACATGTCCAAACGTGCTGCTGCATTGCTTAAAGAGGATATGGACTTTATGGGACCTGTTCGTCTTAAAGATGTTGAAGAAGCACAGCAGAAAATCGTTAATATCATACGTAAACTTGAAGAACAAGGTGATATTGTTGTTGCCCGTGCTGGTGAAGATGAAATGGTTGTATGATGTAAAAATATATGCTTGATTATTAATATTATGGAGTTTAAATTATGCCAGAAAAGGTTTTTAAATCTAAAAGTATTGTAGAGCTTACTCAAAAAGTTAATATTGCTGTACCTCATCATAAATCACAAGAAGAACTCGATTATGAAGAGTCTCAGGAGGAATATAAAGGTCCTTCTATTGAAGAGATTGAAGCTGAGATTGCAGGACTTAGAGCTCAGTGGGAAGAAGATTTGAGAGATATGAGAAGAAAGGCTGTTGATGAGGCAGACAGAATTATTGAAGATGCTAAAACTCAGGCCTTTGAAATATTTAAATCAAAACAAAATGAGGCACATGTTATTTCCGAACAGGCTAAAGTTGATGCTTCAAGGATAATACAAGATGCTAATGCTGAAAAAGAAAAAATACAAAGCGAATCTGAATCTATTAAAGATGCAGCATACAAAGAAGGTTATGCTAAAGGATATGATGAAGGCTTTGAAAAGTCTTTTTCTGACAGCAATAATGATTTGATTAAATTAACAGAAAAAATGAAAAAAATATTAGCTGAAACTATTAATAAAAGAAATGAAATAATAGATGCAGCAGAAGCTCAGGTTATTGAAGTAGCTGTACTTATAGCTAAACGCGTTGTAAAAATGCTTACAGAAAGAGATAAAGGTATAGTTATTAGAAATATTCAGGAAGCTTTAAGAAGAATTAAAGGAAGAACAAAAATCACTATTAGAGTTAATATTGATGATTTGGAAGTTTCCGCTAGACATAAAGATGAGTTTTATCAAATGCTTGATAAGATAGAAGGTGTAACTGTTCTTGAAGACCCTAATGTTGATGTGGGCGGATGTATGATAGAAACTGACTTCGGCGATATTGATGCTAGAATAAATACTCAGCTTAATGAAATAGAAACTGCTATTAAAGAAGTTGAACCTATAAAAGGTTTTTAATTAAAATTTTGATATTAATTTGTAATAGGGCTTGCTGATGATAAAAGATGAAAATGTAGATTTTATTAAAGAGGTAAGAAAAACATTTGACAAGTACAGAAAAGTAGTTGATGATGTAGCTTTATTAAAATCTTACGGAAAGGTTAAAGAAGTTATAGGTTCTTTAGTAATAAGCGAGGGACCATTTTGTAAACTTGGGGATATGTGCCGTATATATATGAATGATGACACCTATCTTGATGCGGAAGCTATAGGTTTTAGAAATCAAGATGTTCTTTTAGCTACTTACGGACCTGTTAATGGAATAACTTTCGGTAATATGGTTTATTCTTTTGAAAGACCTTTATCAGTTATGTGCTGCGATGAGATATTAGGTACAGTGCTTGATGCCAGAGGAAAACCTCTTGCAGGAGGCGGACATAATTTTTATGAAACTCCAGTTCCAGTATCTCATAATGCTGTAAACCCTATGAACAGACCTAGAATAAAAAAGCATATACAAACTGGTGTTAGAGCTATAGACGGGCTTCTTACTGTAGGTCAAGGTCAGCGTATGGCTATAATGAGCGGTACTGGTGTTGGTAAATCTACACTTTTGTCAATGATAGCTAGAAATACCAATGCTGATGTTAATGTTATAGCATTAATTGGTGAAAGAAGAAGAGAGGTAAGAGATTTTATAGAAAGAGACCTTGGAGAAGAGGGATTAAAAAGAAGTGTATTAGTAGTTGCTACAAGTGATGATGCCCCGCTTTTGAGAGTACGTGCTGCATATACTGCCACTACCATAGCAGAATACTTTAGAGATAAAGGCAAAAATGTTATGTTTATGGTTGATTCTGTAACACGTTTTGCTTTAGCTCAAAGAGAGATTGGACTTTCAAGAGGTGAGCCTCCTACAACAAGAGG
It encodes the following:
- a CDS encoding CinA family protein; this encodes MKAIESKSIEEKSIEVVKLLINRKLKITSAESCTGGLFASSITSVSGSSECFEGSFVTYSNEIKHRIINVKKQTLEKYGAVSEECVLEMAENTRKIMKSDISIAISGIAGPSGGSDEKPVGLVWICLAAEGYIKAYKNIFSGSRQSVREQSVLFSLSLVENFIKKC
- the fliF gene encoding flagellar basal-body MS-ring/collar protein FliF, with the protein product MQDFINKLTSQIKNIFAKTTTLQKAVLIGILVIGLGAIIATIMLTSRRTGTLLFQQALTQEDARNVIAVLDANNIRYQYRNGFITLNSEADKAKAELELVKEGRMPTGVDGWELFDAPRIGITDVELDINKRRSLTKAITQLLTKLDFVQEATVDLAFPKKEYLTDIDSPVTASVVIRAQPFKEDILRDPKTVRGLQQLIAMGVDKLKPEFVTITDSTGYVLTDFTDEAANLKLKVAQEELKIVDRERKKIENKIRQTLGRIYTNRVETTIALELIWDDVSITNNLVLPIILKEDDPTTPYDDSQFTNKVQVSSRTVTEDWKGQQFIPQGAAGAEENVPPGYKDKSDRWQTYTKTDAQDNYELSKRYEAIKKGSYQIGKISAAVALDGRWTKAYDQNGDPIITNGNSYVREYHPVTTEEIRNVTSLVQAAIGYDLKRGDQVSVTHIQFDHWDRFNAEDAKLMRDRFIRKTLIITMISLLILFVLALAIRAIQKELARRRRLREEELERKQMEMRRQAMMNANEEPISEMSLEDAARKKLMDEVIRVSHERPDDVAQLLRTWMADDKS
- the fliH gene encoding flagellar assembly protein FliH gives rise to the protein MPEKVFKSKSIVELTQKVNIAVPHHKSQEELDYEESQEEYKGPSIEEIEAEIAGLRAQWEEDLRDMRRKAVDEADRIIEDAKTQAFEIFKSKQNEAHVISEQAKVDASRIIQDANAEKEKIQSESESIKDAAYKEGYAKGYDEGFEKSFSDSNNDLIKLTEKMKKILAETINKRNEIIDAAEAQVIEVAVLIAKRVVKMLTERDKGIVIRNIQEALRRIKGRTKITIRVNIDDLEVSARHKDEFYQMLDKIEGVTVLEDPNVDVGGCMIETDFGDIDARINTQLNEIETAIKEVEPIKGF
- the miaA gene encoding tRNA (adenosine(37)-N6)-dimethylallyltransferase MiaA encodes the protein MKKIVFISGATASGKSSFAHKLIDNYFNNAAIISIDSIQVYRYMDIGSAKPSAQEIKKYNYKMVDILEPSVNFNIKEYLDIFKNVINSIDNVPIFGVGGTGFYIDAIKYGIFDEENDNQESSQKIRKELYERIDKYGLESLYLELLNIDKEAAENIDRFNARRVVRALEVYYNTGRKFSELKKLRKPVIDLDYLSYVIDIDRETLYDNINKRVDIMFEKGLLDEVKKIIDMGINNTYTSMQAIGYKEIYDYLINQSMSLEDTVELIKKRTRNFAKRQLTWFRREEHRRINENDLHKTADEIKKFYNIKNYNIIKNNFDKE
- a CDS encoding FliI/YscN family ATPase, producing MIKDENVDFIKEVRKTFDKYRKVVDDVALLKSYGKVKEVIGSLVISEGPFCKLGDMCRIYMNDDTYLDAEAIGFRNQDVLLATYGPVNGITFGNMVYSFERPLSVMCCDEILGTVLDARGKPLAGGGHNFYETPVPVSHNAVNPMNRPRIKKHIQTGVRAIDGLLTVGQGQRMAIMSGTGVGKSTLLSMIARNTNADVNVIALIGERRREVRDFIERDLGEEGLKRSVLVVATSDDAPLLRVRAAYTATTIAEYFRDKGKNVMFMVDSVTRFALAQREIGLSRGEPPTTRGYTPSVFSELAKLLERTGTSNKGTITAFYNVLVEGDDLDEPITDTVRGILDGHIVLSRDLANRGHFPAIDVNKSISRIMNEVVSNMHKKAAREFLKMSADYNEAKELIMIGGYAKGSMPDVDRAIDYKPMMDRYLQQDVYEVSSFADSKEALLSMFYSQEEIEEDLVNSGDVKRAEDRTNISDNVEYANNDVVIL
- the fliG gene encoding flagellar motor switch protein FliG, translating into MPAEKEKDKKQRVLSGRQKVAIFLVSLGMETSSEIFKHLREEEIEQITFDIARLENIESADKDAVFREFQEMMIAQDFITQGGIDYARDLLERSVGSQKASDIINRLTSSLQVRPFDFIRRTDPAHLLNFIQGEHPQTIALILAYLEAQKAASILGALPTEIQPDVAKRIAIMDRTSPEVLREVERVLERKLSTLASEDFTSAGGIDSIVEIINSVDRSTEKSIIESLEEDDPELAEEIKKRMFVFEDIVLLDDRAIQKVLREVDSSDLAKALKSVDTDAQDKVYRNMSKRAAALLKEDMDFMGPVRLKDVEEAQQKIVNIIRKLEEQGDIVVARAGEDEMVV
- the gmk gene encoding guanylate kinase encodes the protein MSNIVVITAPSAAGKTTLIKKYMANHSNAVFSVSHTTRTKRENEVDGKDYYFIDKEKFEEMISEGDFIEWALVHDNYYGTSFKELEKADDENNILILDIDIQGALYIKEKGIDANYIFITPPSMEILKKRLEDRGTETEESIKLRIWNAKRELEYKDQFDIIIENDDIEEAYKKLEEAINSKL
- a CDS encoding DNA-directed RNA polymerase subunit omega; amino-acid sequence: MGIIPLEKLIEYKGNRYELSKAMIELAKNGGTLLKGETKYRGGKYIPTVMKNILDGKIKYEYEEGVDMTVDEEAPFKHSEVAYDEGEYASEDDSSEEENDSEYAAADSDDADDDYDDDYEEDEEKSKKKKKSSKKKDE